A window of Pseudophryne corroboree isolate aPseCor3 chromosome 1, aPseCor3.hap2, whole genome shotgun sequence genomic DNA:
acgggtttgaaaaatgacagttatgatctgatttgctggtgtgttatcaccttgcgcttatcactgctttatcatttctccaggcttaatgcatcttcCCCAATGTGTGCTATGATTTTCTGGCAGAAAATGTACGGAATGCCGATGTTATCGCAATGGCACtgctttgctactgcgcatgctcaaATATCCTTAGAAACCCTTACTGGTGGACCATTAGCTCTAAAATGAAATACATGTTTATACTTGTATAAGCTCTGTTTATTTGACTTTCTCCATTTCATGTTCATGCTATATAATATTTTTCTGCGCTTCACATAAAATTCATGACCAGACTTCTTTTTTTTTGGTCTTCACTGAAGAGCAGTGTAATACCTTTTAATGGTACCTATATTTTGGCCTTCATCACCTGATTCCATTATTTTAGCGCAAACTCAAGACTTGTGAGAGTAAATAGAATGTGACGAACTAGTGTGCATCCATCGTTAAACTGACTGTTATCCACCATATTTGCTGTCAACTCTATTTTTGTGTACATGTTAACAattaatgtgtttaaaaaaaaaaaaaaggtcaccaCCCTTTCTTGGTCTGTGTTGAAAGCTTGTGGAGAAGGTAATAACTGCTTCCCATAGTATTCCCGGCTCTTGTGGTTTCTACCTTCCTTGACTGTGTATTTTTAGTGTCCTCATCTAGTCTTTTGGGTATTTTCGGCCTGCTAGTCTTCTATTTAAGAGACTGTTAGAGAGTCCCCCACAGAACATGTTTGATCACAAAGGACATTTTGAGCTAAATTAAAGTGTCTATTTGTTCCCTTTGTACAGAAAACATAAGGAACACAAACCCTAACAAATAAGACTGTAGAGTTGACGTTTTTATGTAGCAGCTTTGATTACTAGAGAACAAAGAATCACTTTCTGTCTTCTTTCAGTCAgtctttttattttttgctttcGACCCTCAGTTGTATATAACTTTTCCATTCATGGTTTTGAACTAATAATATATCTATATTTTCTTATTAATGTCTGCAAATTTACTTATAGTATTTTTAtagtacacattggtggtcattccgagttgttcgctcgctagctgcttttagcagccgtgcaaacgctaagccgccgccctctgggagtgtattttagattagcagaagtgcgaacgaaaggatcgcagagcggcaacaaaataattttgtgcagtttcagagtagctccagacctactcagcgcttgcgatcacttcagactattcagttcctgttttgacgtcacgaacacgccctgtgttcggccagccacgcctgcgtttttatctgacatgcctgcgtttttccgctcactccctgaaaacggtcagttgacacccagaaacgccctcttcctgtcaatcactctgcggcaagcagtgcgactgaaaagcttcgctagactttgtgtgaaacgacatagtttGTGGTAAAAGTAcgatgcgccgcatgcgcagaagtgccatttttttgcctgatcgctgcgctgcgaccgaaatctgctagcgaacaacttggaatgacccccattgagtctcccatatccaaaatgattgggaccagaagtattttggatatccaaACTTTCCATATAATGGAAAATTTAATAATGAGataatcttggggatgggacccaagtctaaccaCATAATGCATTTATTCTTAATATACACCTTTATACACattgcctgaatgtcattttatacaatatttggaatcattttgtgcatgaaacaaagtttgttgacattaagccatcagaaatcaaaagtttcactatctcagttcttaaaaaattccatatttcggaacttTGGATATGGGAGAGTCAACCTGTTTTAATTTTAGTTCAATAATATGCTAAATATTGCGGGAAGAGAATTGAGGGGGGACAACCCATTTTTTTCCTGGTTGCCAATCAACAGAAACTGAATATAACCATTTCATACAGAGGTTTTTACCTGATATTTTGGCAGGTCAACCCGGGTCGTTTTTTGTGTGAAAGGGGTCAACCTGCGCTTAAATTCTCAGGACTTCGACACTGGAATTTTACCAGGGTTTGAGACCCAggaatttcaacccaggttgaccctttaaCACAGAATTAATACCAGTGTTGATcagcaaattaccaggtagaactgcttcacATGGTAATTTGTTgccctgtgtgaaaggggggtcaggctgTTTCCGGCAAAGCAACCCGGAACGGAAATGCCGGGAATTTTGGATGTTTCTGACTGAAAAGAGTATtaatgtcatagactttttatttcTAGATGAGAATTAGTTAACTAACATGTCTTCTACTGGTCACAAGGCCattttttcgtatgggctcaatgggcagttgccaagGGCCCTATgaatataagggccctaggctaatagctgagggttcctttttttccaggggtaccagatttttggaaATTGCTCCtggagaaccagagatatccaacttcaaagcagtggtcaccTTCCGTGCCTGTTaaatgcttttcccagccagatatctctggttcttcctgatctagagttttttttatattccaaaagctgagactctccactTTCAGTGGACACTTGCAGCTTATCTCTGCTATGTCCATAACCAGAGATActgtatcagccttccagcagctggtctctgctcgactcaacacacctggtatgcagttttatattttcatcagtgggttactctggctcttgaactctgatccccaagtctccagtaccTCTTGAAAGATGGGGCTCTCTAGttgtttatcccattgaaagctaggaCATCTATttgcaggaactggagatatctgcagtcaagcaagctgccctcccaccagaaaattataattattaagcccactccactatccaacccTCCCCTGTTTTATTAAACCACCTGAAAGTCATGTACTGtggccctttcattcagcccaatgcccccttctatagtttagtgttctcccccTCGCCCCAtcccccaccatctgtgcagtaaaagagtaattagcagaaattactgttccaggtcctacgtgCTGAGCAAAAGATAAAGCACCCACTACCACCCACGTGACTTTAAagttgctgctgatagcacccccagccctactgctggaggatgggtagggggccccagtgcattgcattcccatgggcctacactgctgttaagatggccctgactggTCATCGAATGTTTTTATTCAGTACATACATTTCAATCAGTTAGGATATAGTATATCAATTACCGTATGCTAAATAGACGTGAGTTTCGCCTATTCTGGTAAGAAACTTTGGCCCAGAttttgtcaagccttggagagtgacaaattgcaaagtaataaagtatcaaccaatcaggtcaatactgtcatttttgaaacaccgcttgtaacatggcagtagggagctggttggttggttggtactttattaataTTGATAAGTTTGggcctttattttatttttctacaaGCTGCTTGTATTTTGTTTTCAGAACAAGATTCGAATGATTGTTTAATCGTTTGTAtctaaaaaaaacctgtaaaatgTAATCCTTAATTAAAGATGTTTATCAGTTGAATGTGATCATAAGGGATGAATTCAAGTAGCCGCTATAATTTACCATAGGCTACTTGACCGCCCGGtcttatccaattagccccaaagcgCGTGCACCGGCAGCACTTATCAGGGTTTTTTGGGGGGACCTCAATTGGCTCTGAAAAATAATCCCTGTTAATTAGCCCGTTTTCGATAATTAGTCAGTAAAAAATCCATTTGGGGCGCAAAAAAGGGGTTCTAATTGAATTGGCTAAagctaaaaaatggaaaaaaaaattctgaattgTGCCCGAaaaattatcggggctaattgaattttCCCCTAAGTTGGTTGCTCCTTTTTTTTATAGAGGTTTACATTTTTTATGAATTATAAACAAACATACTGCTTTAAGTGGATAAGAATGTTTGTGAGGTCTtaatcacccatatgttttattgttTTCACAATAATTAACTTActaataaataaagacactgaCAACTATATAAGTTGGGAAAAAAGagttcacagccaaatttattaaacCAAATTGAAATTGTTAAATGAAGCATGGTGGCGAAAAAGCAGAGCTACCTCAACCACAGACCATATAATAAGTATTTCAATTTAATGAAGGGAGGCAGAATTTCCACACCCTGTGCAAACTGGATTGGATTGTACCACTTCCCCTTAATTGGCCCAGTGCTGGTCCCACCCTGATATGGAGGCTTGGTCCTCCCCTAAGGTTGGGTGGCTGGGAGGGATCACAGACTGGAAACAGGAAAATGTCTCCTCATCAATCCCTAATATTAGGTAAAACAGACAGCCTTCAAGGAACATCTAACTGGCTATTAAACTTTGACAGCTAAGCCTACCAACCTATAGCTATCAAAACAAACCAAATAAAACTAGTATTTGCTACAATAAAAAAGGTGCTTATATACAAGGTCTcaagtacagtatatttattttctttatatttGTCTCCCACGAGCCTTACTGACTTACAGTAGGCATACTAAGAACAAGTTATTATATTTCTGCCTTCTGCAGGCATTTTTGGATAATTTTGCAGTATGATTAATTTTAGAATGCTTTACTGTACATTACTATAATATCACAAGTGAATCCCTATGTTCTATTAAGTATGGCTTTCACAAGAAAATGTAATTATGTTGGTCAGTATTCCACTGAACTATGTTAGTTCTTTTCATTATAACTTTGCATAAAGTActttaaaatatatttaatcactgtagaaaataaaaaaagtggtgtggcagctagggctaatgcccccccaccccccctttagtgcctaaccctaacccccaccccacctagtgcctaaccctaacctgttccctggtactaacattcaggatgtcagtgctggtctcctgagtggtgacTGGAATCTGACATATTAAATATAGATAGTTTTGTTTATTTATATTATGTATGGATGTTTGACCTTAATTTATCAtcttgttttttttgtattttaacagACTTCTTCAGCGAGTGAACCCCAATGCTACTACAATGAAACCATAACCTTTTTCTACAACCGTAGTGGGAAACCCCTTGCCACGGAATGGCACACTGTCAACAAGCTGGTGATGGGACTTGGCATCACTGTATGTATATTCATCATGTTAGCCAACTTACTGGTTATGGTGGCTATTTATGTAAACCGCCGTTTCCACTTTCCTATTTATTACTTAATGGCAAATTTGGCTGCTGCAGACTTCTTTGCAGGGCTAGCTTACTTTTATCTAATGTTTAACACGGGTCCTAACACTAGAAGATTGACTGTGAGCACGTGGCTGCTTCGGCAGGGTTTGATTGACACCAGCTTGACCGCCTCTGTAGCCAATTTGCTGGCAATCGCCATAGAAAGGCACATTACAGTATTCAGAATGCAGCTGCACACCAGAATGAGCAACAGAAGAGTGGTTGTGGTGATAGTAGTCATCTGGACTATGGCTATTGTGATGGGGGCAATACCAAGCGTTGGATGGAATTGTATCTGCGACCTTGAACACTGCTCCAGCATGGCTCCACTCTACAGTGATTCCTACTTGGTTTTCTGGGCCATTTTCAACTTGGTTACATTTGTGGTCATGGTAGTTCTCTATGCACATATATTTGTGTATGTCAGGCAGAGGACTATGAGAATGTCAAGGCACAGTTCTGGTCCCAGGAGAAACCGCGACACTATGATGAACCTTCTGAAAACTGTTGTCATTGTTCTAGGTAAGTGTATTACATTTATACATGGTTTCATGTTGAATTTTTGTTAAGATAAAAGCCCTGACAAATTACGAAAGAATTAGTCCAGATGCTCGCATCAGTTGAGTAGAGATATGAGGTGTTGTTACCTACAGATCACATACTGTGTGTCCCTGTAGTACATTCAAAAGCCCTGCTTGGCTCCAAAAGTCAACCTTACTCTAACACTTAAGGCTGATCTATATGAGCACAAATCAGGCATTTCAGAATGATCTATATCTTGCTGTGAGATGTTTCAATAGGATTGAAATACTGTCTATACGTTAAATGGTAGTGTGAGTCTCCGCATCAAAGTGTATCTAGGCTACTAAACCAGCACATCTGAGTGTATGGATAAGAAATCATTAATTATTCTGTTTTTGGAAATCAATTGTTTTTGctgttttctagtgtttgggagcaaatggtcaattgtctttTGCTTCCATAcagtacattaccagattttcattccaaccagccaactaattGTAATAATGTTTAATGTTTAAAATCCCCTTAAActattataaataatatataatgaaTTGAGTGTGTGCAATCTCGTTGTCAAGTTCAattatttttttctcttacgtcctagaggatgctggggactccaaaaggaccatggggtatagacgggatccgcaggagcttgggcacactaaaaagactttgactgggtgtgaactggctcctccctctatgcccctcctccagacctcagttagactttgtgcccaggagtgactggacacacgctaggggaactctactgagtttctctagaaaatacttttttgttaggctttttattttcagggagacctgctggctacaggctccctgcatcgtgggactgaggggagagaagtcagacctacttctgcttagttaagggctctgcttcttaggctactggacaccattagctccagagggttcgatcacttggttcgcctagctgcttgttcccggagccgcgccgtcacccccctcacagaagccagaagaaagaagccgggtgagtatgagaagatccgaagacatgagacggcagaagacttcagtaacgaggtacagcgcagcggtagcgctgcgctccatgctcccacacacttcaccaacggcacttgcgggtgcagggcgctgggggggggagcaccctgggcagcatgttactggggtcaTTTTGAGCTGGCAggcaggcatattcggtgcccaggcaccgtttttcatacccccgccagcataagcACAGATAAATTGGTGCTTGTTTATCATTAAGGGCAGCGCTGTCGTCATATATTATTGTGgtgtgatatatgggcgctggggtgtgagctggcatactccctctgtgtttctctctccgggcttccctgtgggtctgtcccctggttTGGgcagtgggtgtgtcggtactacgtgtcggctgagtgttcctccccggatgaggttactgggggcgcagaaaaggggctggaaatggctctgtctgcacagccgacacctgatttggttactatgttaagtacacttaatgcaaatgtggcctcattgtctaacaggttggataaatctgagtctcagacacaagtatacaggaaatccatggaggatgctttggctcaggtgcaggccccttcagggtcacaaaagcgttcgtttacccagatggtagatacggataccgacacggattctgattccgatgtcgatttcaatgaggctactttacacccaaggctagttaagagtattcagtacatgattgtggctatttaaGATGTTTtgcgtatctctgacgaacctgcggtgcaggaaacaaggatttgcttatttaagggaaaaaacctgaggtgaagtttccccccactcatgaaatgaatgctctttgtgaaaaggcttgggagtcaccggacaagagatggcagattcccaagagaattttcatggcgtatccttcccgctctgatgacagggaaaaatgggagtcatctccgaatgtcgacaaggctctatcccgtttgtctaagaaggtggcgcttccgtcccctgacacggcagctctcaaggatccggcggatcgcaagctggaaacgtctttgaaggccattttcgttaatacgggtgcattgctcagacctgctgtggcgtcggtatgggtgagtagtgctattgctaaatgggctgataatttagcttctgatatggatacccttgataaagataatattctttttacTCTTGGTTATAGCAAGAGATTGAGAAgagaaggacgctgcagattacctgaaggatgcggcgaggtatgttggcctcttgggatcaagagccaatgccatggcggtctcggccaggagggcgctgtggatccatcaatggagtgctgatgccgactccaagaaaaatatagaagctcttcccttcaaaggtagtgtcttgtttggtgacggcctggctgacctggtgtccacCGCGActacgggtaagtcatcttttcttccttatgttcccatacAACAGAAAAaatcaccccatcagcagatgcagtcctttcgacccaatcaATACAAacgaggaaaaggctcgtccttcctcgcttcaaagggtagaggaaggggaaggaagtcgcctgccgtcacaggcgcccaggaccaa
This region includes:
- the LPAR1 gene encoding lysophosphatidic acid receptor 1, which produces MATLSESVTEHIGMMSQSQTSSASEPQCYYNETITFFYNRSGKPLATEWHTVNKLVMGLGITVCIFIMLANLLVMVAIYVNRRFHFPIYYLMANLAAADFFAGLAYFYLMFNTGPNTRRLTVSTWLLRQGLIDTSLTASVANLLAIAIERHITVFRMQLHTRMSNRRVVVVIVVIWTMAIVMGAIPSVGWNCICDLEHCSSMAPLYSDSYLVFWAIFNLVTFVVMVVLYAHIFVYVRQRTMRMSRHSSGPRRNRDTMMNLLKTVVIVLGAFIVCWTPGLVLLLLDVCCTKCNILDYEKFFLLLAEFNSAMNPIIYSYRDKEMSATFRQILCCQRTENANGPQEGSDRSASSLNHTILAGVHSNDHSVV